The genomic interval TAGCTATGAAACTCAGAATAAAAGGAAACTCAGTAAGACTTCGTTTGACAAAATCCGATGTTGAAAAACTTTGTAAAAATTCTTTTCTGCAGGAAACTACATCATTCGGAGATTCAAAGTTTAAGTATTCTCTAATATGTAATAATAATTCAAAGAGTTTAACAGCAATATTTGAATCCGGTGAAATTAAAAGTTTTTATTCCTTCAGATTTTGTTAAAGACTGGAATACAAATGATACTGTGGGATATAATACAGAGCCGGACGTATCACTGCAAATAATTGTTGAAAAAGATTTTAAGTGTCTCGATGAGACTACTGAAGACCAGTCAGATAATTTTGAAAATCCGCATACTACATGTCAGGAATAGAAATAGCCTGCATAATCACTTCATTGAAATAATTCTTTTAACAAAGATCTCCACGTTTTTTATTTTTGATAACCACCCCCTGCCCCCTCCTTAGTAAGGAGGGGGAAAACTGAGTTTTGTACTTAAATTTATCATCTATTCTTCCGTCACTTCTTTCCCCTTGACTAAATAATTTTTATTTTTCATTTTACATACACGCTGTATGTATAATTAATTTGACTACCCCAAATTGAAAAGAACTAAGGAAGAAGCAGAGCAGACTAAGCGGAAACTGATTGATATTGCTCTTAGTGAATTCGTCAAGCACGGATTTGAAAACATCACTCTGGAAAACATAGCCGAAAAAGCGAACGTAACCAGAGGAGCGATTTACTGGCACTTTAATAATAAGGAAGACCTGATGGACTCTCTTATAAAAATTAAAGATGCAGAGTCGCTGGAACATATGGCAATGATCTATAAGTCTGATATGCCTGTGATGAAAAAATTGTTTGAATTGATAAATGCGAACTTCCCTGTTGTTCCGGGGCAAAAAGCAGGAGTGCATTACGCAAAATTAAAAATTGACCTGTACAATTACTATCTGAAGAACGGCGATAACCGAAAGATCGGCAAAACGTTTGTAAAATACACTGAGCTCCTTCTAAAGCAGGCGCAAAAGGAAGGAAAAATAAAAAAAGAAATTAATACAGGCGAAGCAGCTTATGTAATTTATACCATAATTGGCGGACTGATGATGAGGCATCCCGTCAATCCCGGTAAATACAAATCAATGCAAAGCCTGAGAAATATTTTAAAGAATTATATCAAACAACTTGAAAACTAACCCGGCAATGAATTCTTTTAACCAAAAATACATCAGTAAAAAATCCATTAGGTTTTATATCCTGATGTTTCTTATCCTGCTTCTTTTTATTTTCAAAGAAGGAAAATCACAAACGTTCGATACTGCTTATGCTCGCAAGCTCCAGACAGCTCTCAATACATTAAAAGCCAATAATAATATTGTCGGCATTTCGGGAGCAGTATATGTTCCGGGCCAAGGTGTATGGACGGGCACTGCAGGAATTACTGAAGTGGGTGTAAACCTTACTCCCGATATGGTATTTGCAGCAGGCAGCATTACAAAAAATTTTGTTGCTGCAACTATTCTTCAGTTAGTTGAAGCGGACAGCTTAAGCCTGAATGATTCAATTTACAAATGGCTGCCGCGTATAAATAATGTTGACAGCACAACAACAATAAGGCAGCTTTTAAATCATACAAGCGGCATTTATAATTTTACCGATAACCCTGCTTACAGCAATGCCATCAATGCAAACTTTAATAGAATCTGGGAACCCGAAGAGTCCTTTCAGTATATCCTCTCCCCTTATTTTGTTCACGGAGCAGGCTGGCATTACTCAAATACAAATTATCTGCTGCTTGCAATTATAATTAAAAAAATTACGGGGCATACATTCGGGCAGGAAATTCATTCGCGTATCTACTCCCCTCTTCAGATGACAGGTTCGTTTATTGAAATAACCGATACATTAACTGCTCCATGGGTTCATAACTGGGTGGACCTCAACGGTGACGGCATACTCGATGATGCTTCATTTATTTCTCAGAACTCATTTGCAAGTTCGACAGTTGGCGCAGGCGGAGTTATTTCACGTCCTGAAAATCTTGTGAAATATATTCGCAACCTTTACAAACCCGGAGTAATCTTAAGCCAGAGTTCAATTAATGCAATGACGACTTTCACATCGGCAAGTATTTCGGGAGCAAATGGTTACGGACTCGGTACAATGCGTTACAATGTGCAGGGAAAAATTTGCTGGGGACATGCGGGAAACAGCTTCGGACATTCGTCAGTTGTAATGTGTTATCCTCAGGATACGGTATGCATGTCATTAATGATGAACATCGATATTAACACCGGCGCAGTTGCAAACAGCTTTATGAATACAGTACTAAGCAACAGACCGCTTGCAGTGCAGAGCATTTCAAGTGAAGTCCCTGAGAAGTTTGAATTGCATCAGAACTATCCTAATCCATTCAACCCCGAAACAAATATAAAATTTGATATTGCTTCACAAGGCGAAGTGAAGCTAGTAGTTTATAATTCACTCGGCAAGGAAGTACAAAATATTTTTACAGGAAAGCTCGCAGCCGGAAGTTACTCTTATAAATGGAATGCTTCCGGTTTTCCCAGCGGAGTTTATTTTTATAAATTAGTAACAGGAAATAATTCATTCATCAAAAAAATGATGCTGGTAAAGTAATAAAATTGAAAATTTTTTTAATATGAATTATAGTATGAATAAAAATAAGATAGGACGAATTGTACTGTCCTTTATATTTCTGATTATACTAAATCAGTCGGGCAGAGCTCAGGTATTCGATACATCGTATGCGCGTGTACTGCAGAATGCAGTCAACGCTTTAAAGGTTAATTATAATCTTGTCGGTATATCTGCAGCAGTTTATGTTCCGGGGCAAGGCACATGGAAAGGAGCGGCGGGAATTTCCGAAGCAGGA from Bacteroidota bacterium carries:
- a CDS encoding TetR family transcriptional regulator, whose translation is MKRTKEEAEQTKRKLIDIALSEFVKHGFENITLENIAEKANVTRGAIYWHFNNKEDLMDSLIKIKDAESLEHMAMIYKSDMPVMKKLFELINANFPVVPGQKAGVHYAKLKIDLYNYYLKNGDNRKIGKTFVKYTELLLKQAQKEGKIKKEINTGEAAYVIYTIIGGLMMRHPVNPGKYKSMQSLRNILKNYIKQLEN
- a CDS encoding serine hydrolase, yielding MKTNPAMNSFNQKYISKKSIRFYILMFLILLLFIFKEGKSQTFDTAYARKLQTALNTLKANNNIVGISGAVYVPGQGVWTGTAGITEVGVNLTPDMVFAAGSITKNFVAATILQLVEADSLSLNDSIYKWLPRINNVDSTTTIRQLLNHTSGIYNFTDNPAYSNAINANFNRIWEPEESFQYILSPYFVHGAGWHYSNTNYLLLAIIIKKITGHTFGQEIHSRIYSPLQMTGSFIEITDTLTAPWVHNWVDLNGDGILDDASFISQNSFASSTVGAGGVISRPENLVKYIRNLYKPGVILSQSSINAMTTFTSASISGANGYGLGTMRYNVQGKICWGHAGNSFGHSSVVMCYPQDTVCMSLMMNIDINTGAVANSFMNTVLSNRPLAVQSISSEVPEKFELHQNYPNPFNPETNIKFDIASQGEVKLVVYNSLGKEVQNIFTGKLAAGSYSYKWNASGFPSGVYFYKLVTGNNSFIKKMMLVK